From the genome of Papaver somniferum cultivar HN1 unplaced genomic scaffold, ASM357369v1 unplaced-scaffold_10, whole genome shotgun sequence:
GCTATCATTGCTCTGTTCATTTTTTCAGCATCTCTGAAACCCAATCCTCCCATGGATATTGGTCTGCataaaaatttccaagatttgatGTAATGCCCTTTAGCATTAGTATCCTTCCCCCAACAGAAGGTAGTTTGGGTAGAATTTATTCTAGCCATTATCTTTTTTGGGAGTTTAAAACACCCCCATTTGGTAGATAGGCATGCCTGAAAGAACTGATTTGTTAAGAATCAGTTTACTTGGTTGGCTAAGTATCTTATTTTTCCAACCTTTAATTCTTTCTTCCATTATACTAACAATGAAGTCGAAAGTTTTTAGTTTATATTTATCAATAAACAGTGGAACTCCTAGATAAGAATCCTTGATATCTATTTTCTTAATTTAAGCATTTTGGACATCATTTTTATAAGCTTAATTATGATGTATTTTTTTGCTAAAGAAAATCCCTGACTTTTCAAAGTTAACCATTTGACCTGAAACCATGATAAACTCATGAAGAGCATTTAAAAGGTTTTTGCAGCTTTGCAGATTTACCTTTGTGAAGATTTGGCAATCGTCTGCGAGAAAAGATGGGAAATAGGAGTGTTATTCATGTTAATCCTTAAACCTTGAATCTCCTTTGAAGTTTCTGTAGAAATTAGAAATCTGGAGAAAACCTCCATACAAATAAGAAACAAGTAgggggataaaggatcccctgCCTTAATCCTCTAGTTGGTTTAAAAAGTTCACCAGCATTGCCATTTAAAAGGACTGCAATAGATGTTGTTGAGATACATTGAGTTATTAAGGTACACTAATCTTTGCAAAAACCCATTTTCTCCATGGCAGTCGTTAAAAAAACCCAACCTactctgtcgaaagctttcgacatgtcaATGCTTACTCCTAAACCTTTCTCTTTAGTTTTTCTATGATTCATAGCATATATTAGTTCATGTGCAACTATGATATTATTAGAAACTTGTCTATTTGACAAGAATGTTGATTGATAAGGAGAAATTAGTTTATCAAGTAAACCTTTCATTCTATTTCCTAAAAGTTTAGAAATCACTTTGTAAGGAGTATTACAAAGACCAATCGGTCTAAAATCAGTAGGTGTTCTTGGTTCTCTGCTTTTGGGAATTAAGAACAAAAAAGTTTTGTTTAGTTCCGGGTTCATATGTTTTGAAATCCAAAAATATTTAACTAACCCACTAGCTGGTCTTCAACCAGACCACTAGCTGGTCTTCAACCAGAGACCAGTTATGTTTGAAAAACGACACCGGGAAACCATCTGGTCCCGATGATTTGTTAGGTTTCATATTTTTTACTACTTCCAAATTTCTACATGAGTAGGTATAGCCATTAACTCCATGTTGTCATCATCAGTCACTCCTGCCGAGAGATATATACTCTTTCCGACGAACAATTGAATATTTCTAAAATTAGCTTTGTAATTGATTATTATGagtataaaaaatatttatagtttgatagtcatgtttatatttgttatataggtgttttaaaattctTTCAAAGGATATAAAGCTTACGAATATCCATTGTATagttttagaggtaaatcattttttaaattttattagtaaCTATCCTTAAGATTACAATTGTAAAAACATACTTAAAAATTCTCGTCTCTCCTTCTTGCCTTAAGAATAGTGCAAATTGAAAACGTGGGGCACaaaaaccacacctaatatttcattcggcaatttttatggactaaactccaatatacacTACACCAAAACATCCGTTTGGGACGGATACACGCGTTGCAATGAATTTGTGTTCAACGCATATATCCGTTGGTAAAATTAATTTGTGCAATGCATAAAAACGTTGGTCACCCAGTTTACCAACATTTTTTAAGAAACGGATTCTTTAATTTGTGCAACGCTTACAATAATTTATGCAACGTATTACTCTAATTTGAGCAACACTTATATACGTTGCAAACCAATTTTCaggtaaaaaaaatgaaatccgATGATAATTCCGGCAGATTTCTGCCCCTTCATATACCATTATAGATCAACTAGAAGATCCAATTTTTCAGATGAACATATGGTTAACCAATAATATTCTTACAATATTCTCTCTTCCACCATGGATTACATACGCATAACTTATACTCTCtacaagagatcaaaaatagacATAGTAAATGCTTTATTGAACTTGTACAATTAAAGGAGACGACTAATACATTGTAGGACTTTAAGATAATCTCGGAGTAGCAGAGTTGAATTATGACTGATTTAACATACCAATTTTCTGAACTTGTTCGGTATTTTATCTGATGTAGGATTTAGCCAGCCTAAATTTCTATTGCATTGGCACCTGAAAATAGGAGAATACATATTGTtaacacatatatacaatacTCAAAACTGCTCAAGATCACTCCACAAATTTACTTGTTTTTTCAAATTATCCCCAAGATAAGGTACAAAGTAAACTAAAAAATAAGGGTTAACCATTGACCCAATGTGTAACTCTCATGAATCTTTAGTGGATGAAACCGCTGTACCTTCGACTGAAAAGGCAACATGACACTGCCGCACTGGACTTCCTCACCAAGTAAATCGAGTAATGAAAACTCTGAGGAGTTAAACCACAAGATTaacatggaaaaaaaaaagtaaaagaaacaagaaacaagTATCAAAAATCAGAATTCAAAACTGAACAACAAAATAACCCCAGAAGGccacaatcaaagaaaaaaaagaacaattgCAGAAGGGATGAAATTGCATCAAGGGATTCGAGGGGGAGAACCTCATTTTGCAAAATTATTAATAGCACCGGTTAACAGATCAATAAATAACAGTATAAGAATAACGTGAGATCTTACGAGTTTCAGTTGCTTTCTTCCACTAATCCTACTTATCACCATTTTTGTTGGAGGAGTACTTATGGAAAGTTGATGTGTTATGAGGATCACTGGAGAATTTCCTGTTAGAAAAGAGCATGATATCAGTTTCCCAAAAGGAAGGAAACATATGAAAACACAACAGACAAAAAATACAAGAACCTGAACTCGCAAGTGCAGGGAAAGAGTTATAAGTCCAGACATGAATAGAGGCATGTATAGACACAAAAAGTGGGTACTGTACCGAAACTCAAACACTCAAAGACTTTTATAAGGAAGTACCTTTAGAGTATCGGTTCTCAAAATCAACATCTTGCTCCTCCGGTTCCTCCTCAAAGTACTCAAATCCATAATCTTCAATTTCCGCATCTGCACATACCAGAGAGAACAAAGGccagaatctttgtatgaatatACCACACCTATAGAACAAGAAAGAAATGAAATAAATTTATGTGCAACAAATAGGACTCCTTTTGCATATAACAACCAGCTTGTGACCTCAAAAGGCTTAAATTAAGACCTCCATTATTCGATTGAATAGTTCTGCAGAAGTCAATTAAATGACCAAAGCACTTGATAAGAAATATTTAAGAGATTAAtattgttggcgcaatgcggaagtgtgatgggtttatgaaaatgatttaaTTGAAAGAGGATTGGTTTAAGTAAAGTGAGGCTTTAATTAATTGAAATTGGAAATGTTACAAGAGGTTTGGTGTAGCACCTTTGGCTTACACGTCTGTTTACAAAGGGAACTTTGGCTCACTTGGTTTAGCTCTCACTCTCACTCTTActtcactcacttgagttttcTATGGATTTTGATTGATTCAAAAATGAACCGGAGCTTGCCTATTTATATGCATTGAGTGACCGACCACACTCTTTCCAGAATAGTCTAGTATGTATTTAGACTAGAACTTTCTTTCTACTAAACTTATCAACTGAGTTTTTACTTTAAGAACTCTCTACACATTTGACCGATCAGTCTACGCTTATTACTGACTAGCCTAGATCATTCTAGACTTACTTTGTCTAGAAGATTATCTTCTCTGAACTGCCTTGAGCAATCTAGATTTTTCTAGATTTACTGTTTACAAAATCACAAATTAATGTATATTTTTAACACtccctcttaatttgtgatgttgaGCTTGTCTCTAAAATGATTGAACTTGTCCACCGTGACTGCTTTTGTGAAAATGTACGCATTTTGTTCTCGCGTCGGACAGAATTGGAGCTCGATTTCCTTGTTCTCTACCAACTCTCTGATGAAGTGATGTCGAagctctatatgcttcgtccgtccgtggaacactggattttttgtcattgtaattgtagacatattgtcacagtagatagttgttggttctttttgcttttgttgtaggtcggtcattattcttcttaaccatactgcttcacatgctgcacttgttgatgctatgtactctgcttcggctgatgatagtgccaccgtactttgttttttagaactccaagagataacttttgttcccatacaaaAAACATAtcctgatgtgctctttcggtcttcaatagaacctgcccaatcgctatctgtgaatccaattaaatcattatctttttctcttgtatatttGATGCCAAAATCTTTTGTTCCCTTGATATATCGAAGAATTCTTTTTGCGGCtgcatagtgtaacttgcttggctcgctcatacaccgagaaacaatactggtagcattgacgatgtctggccttgtatttgttaagtagatcagtgagccgactagacttcttAATAAGGTTGGATCCACTTTAgtttctccatcatttcttaccaatttctcattggtacacattggagttgcaattggtttgcaatccatcatgttgaaccttttcagtaagtcttcctcatatttttcttgggaaatgaatatttcttctggagattgttttacttgaatcccaagaaaatatcgcataagtcctatgtctgtcatctcatattctttcatcatctccttcttaaatttttctgccatCTCTTGTTTTGTACTGGCATAAATTAAATCATCGACGTAGAGACAGAAGATTAGAAAATCTGTACCTTGTTTTTTGATGTAgagtgatggctcacttggaTTTTTCTCAAATCtattatctcggaaatacttgtcgattttgttgttccatgcacgcggtgcttgcttgagaccatatagtactttgcggagacgatataccattttttcttttcctttgcagACATATCCTTGAGGATGTTCGACGTACACCTCTTCTTAaagttctccgtttaggaacgccgactttacatccaattggtagaccttcatttttagttgagctgccaaagctaacaccattcggattgtttccatgcgagcgactggggcgaatgtctcgtagtagtcaattcctggttgctgggaatatccttttgcaactagccttgccttatgTTTTTGAATTGAACCGTCTTCATTATactttgtcttgtagacccatttcagaccaattatttctttatcaattGGCTGATTGACAAGCTCCCATGCATTATTTTTCTCGAtcactcgcatttcttcgtccatggcatgtctccatttttcttcttttgccgcttcctcatatttttgaggttctagtgctataaatgcaAAATTAGATGTatcataaatatctcttagggaacgcacctttctaggtggggcacttgcttccgatgaacttggactttgttgtgttggaaTAGGAGATcgcgggcttgctggtggagtacttTCTTCTTGAAGTGGCCGATCTGGCTCGTCTTCGATGAGTAGTGGCAACTCGTAGTTGTCTgcttcatcattccaatcccatgatttgaattcatcaaaaataacatctcttgaaattaccagttcctttgtatatggctttagaagtctatatgctttagactcttcgctgtatccgatgaatattagcttttttcctttttcatcgaacttttctctatgttgggatggaatatgtgagtatgctacgcaaccaaaaattctgaaagaagttacctcgggTTTTTTTTTATGCCaagcttcatatggagttttgttgagaaCTGTTTTTGTTGGCGAACGATTAAGGATGTAGATCGCAGTGTTGACTGCTTCTGCCCTGTAActgttgggtagcttccttgctttcaACATTCTGCGAGCCATTTCGacgatcgtacgattttttctttccgcgacgccgttttgttgtggagtgtatcggacggtaagctccttcttaataccgttttctttgcagtagttgataaactcatttgaggtaaattctccaccaTGGCCTGTACGGAAAACCTTTAGTTGGTgaccactttgcttctctgccaacgccttgaactctaggaatttagggaatgcctcggactttttctcgagaatatacacccacatcatcctggtataatcatccacgaataggagaaaatatcttctgttgttgagtgaagttgttcttgtcggaccgcagatatcggcgtgcaccaattcgaggggccttcttgctctccacgatttGTTTGTGAATGTAAGTCTATGGAACTTcccaagaatacaaccttcacatatttTATCTCCACCGTTGATACtaggaagaccaattaccatgttctttgattttagaaccttcaaggatctgtagttgagatgcccgtatctcatATGCCATAGCTTGCATTCATCTATAtgattggtactcattgcacaattttcaattgatggcatagataaaggaaagacaaaatttcctgacatttttacttttgccaccaattgtTTATTAATTTGATCATAAATTGTGTATTttccgtcttcgaaatgtagtgagtacccttttcttatcagttgtccaacacttaataaattttgagctaggccaggaacataaagaacatcagatatgtatcgagttttacctaACCTTTtacgtacggatatgactccacttccttcaacattctggaactttccatctccgagcttgaccggtggaatctcttgctcctccaattttacgaaatattctgtgtttcctgtcatatggctgctgcatccgctatcgacataccatataccttgcgcttcttgttgcgaggtgaggcaggaataaaatacttgattttgagaatcatttttctcggaatagttGACTTCATTATTtttaagccaacaatctttttccatgtgatttaagttatcacatttggtgcacttgtacttgcaattttcagttgcatggccaaaatttttgcaaacactgcatcggagatttgaggagtaattttttccgtacctttggttgttgtttctataacctccttttcctcttccacgtCCGTGGTAGAAATTTTTGGGCCCTTTATTTGATGTCGACCTTTTCTCGTgaggtgatgttgatgatgatcccCCTCTGAAGCTTTCTTTTCTGGCTTCCGTATTTTTcttttcactgaaatttatttttgattgaaacggcttctccaacggttgctccgcgaacctatttatccttttctcgtgcgcctcgagtgaacccattaattcgtgtaccgagcgagtcgataaatttttggactcttcaatggcagcgacgatgtgatcgaatttgaacggtaagctacttaaaatcttttctacaactcttttattttctatggtatctccataactactaatttgatttactataccagtaactcttgaaaagaaattctggatagtttcattttctttcataagtacattatcaaaatctcgccataagttttgtagtttaatggagattaccttttctgatccttggaatgctactttgagaatattccaggcctccttcgaagttttcgccaccgaaattcgaggaaaaatagttttgcttaccccttgttgtagaaatagtagtgctttagcatccttcttcttgttttccttgtactcctttttctctgcatccgtccatgacgatagaacttctgccgactcgggtaccttataaccatcttctacaaaatcccataagtcttgtgaaatgaataatgttttcatttgtaaactccaataatcataactctcaccatcaaaaattggaattagactttgggcataattgaaatcttgaatactttggttagttgccatgggtagagttttaggattactgaGTTAGGTTTgttctgataccaaatttgttggcgcaatgcggaagtgtgatgagtttatgaaaatgatttaaTTGAAAGAGGATTGGTTTAAGtaaagtgaggctttgattaattgaaattgaaaatgttACAAGAGGTTTGGTGTAGCACCTTTGGCTTACACGTCTGTTTACAAAGGGAAATTTGGCTCACTTGGTTTAGCTCTCACTCTCACTCTTACTTCACTCCCTTGAGTTTTCTATGGATTTTGATTGATTCAAAAATGAACCGGAGCTTGCCTATTTATAGGCAGTGAGTGACCGACCACACTCTTTCTAGAATAGTCTAGTATGTATTTAGACTAGAACTTTCTTTCTACTAAACTTATCAACTGAGTTCGTACTTTAAGAACTCTCTAGACATTTGACCGATTAGTCTAGGCTTATTACTGACTAGCCTAGATCATTCTAGACTTACTTTGTCTAGAAGATTATCTTCTCTGAACTGCCTTAAGCAATCTAGATTTTTCTAAATTTACTCTTTACAAAATCACAAATTAATgtatatttttaacaaatatttCATACCCAACAAACAGAGTCACATCCTTCAGTAAGTAAAACATCACTATGATCGAATGACCACTACGATGGGATGAAGAACTAAGCAGTAAACACCACTATGATGCTGACGGTATGATGGAATGACCTGTCCAAAGATAATTCCAAACCACTAAGTTAGTCAAGCAACATAAATAGATAGTTTCCAGATAGCAAAATAATGCATTAGCGGACCTTGTTCTGTTCGAGGTCCCACCATTTAACTTTTTGGTTATCACCAGCAGAAAAGATGTATGTGTGTTGTGTGCTCAGGACAAGGCctagtaaaaaaaaatagatatGTTAAGAATTGTGCTCAATAAGAACGGAATTTGCACCCAACATGCTCGTGCAATTATGAAAAAATAACTAACCCCTGACTTGCTCGATATGTCCTGTTAACGTAAGCTTTAGTCTTCCAGATCTTACGTCCTATAtctagtaaaaaaaaattaaaaaaaaaaaggatcagaAGACACGACACATGGGTGTGTTTATGGATGGAGAAGAACACACAACACATGAGTATGTCTTAAAAAACGATGCTTCATGTACAAACTTCTAGACTCCAATAAATTGACCTCATGTAGTGGAGTTAGAAAATCAGATTGGAGGTAACGGGATTAAAAATGGGATTGTCAAAAGGCACTTGATTGTAGACGCGTACAAATAACTCCTAGACTCCTAGTTCTTGTTAGATTTGGAACAAAATTAAATAAAGAACAATGAATCGCATATGTGATATGCAAAGTGAATTCTTACATAGAACTGTATTGACATGATTTATTGATGCAACCACACGAATATTGGAACAGTTTGCAAGCAGAGCAAGATAATGTTGTGATTCACTGTCTCGCAAACCAGGTCCATTAATATTGTGAATAAAAACATAGACAAAGCAATCATTTTCCTTTGCATCATTACCATCTAAGAATGCAAGAAGATCTTCCATGGATTGGAAACTGGAAGGTTTTTGAACATTAGATGTCCTCCCGGTAGAAGATATACGTATGGTCTTTAGCTGCTGTTCCCAAAGAATTTCAGCTAGTGTGGACACAACCTGCACATAAAAGAAATGCAGATGTCAAATGAAAAATCCCTTTGACCACACAAATACAATTCTTAAATGCTCAAATGTAATACATTTTTAACATTGTTTGACTAAAGATAGCTATTGACAACAATTACACCGCAATCTGTCAATTCTGTAGAAGCAAAATCTTCAAGTAAAGCCTTCTTAGATCCAAACCTGTACATCAAAATACCAAAGCCATACCTACAACATTTTAACCAATTTCATACAAAAACGTTAGTAACGCACCCAAATGAGACACGTCTAGTCTGCACTATACAAAGTGGAAGGGAAGTGATGCAACATAAAACTAAACAAGGAAACTCTATGCATATAAGTAAACACAAGAATGGtgatcaatgttcaaggatcgaAGAACTTGAAAGTAGAAACATTACCTGGACAGTAAGCCTGCCTTTCACCAGATCCATTAAGCAATAACTCGTACCACTTTCACCAGCAAAATCATCAACACCACATACAAACAGTATCTTTATAACACCATATCACCACAAAGCTGAGATCAAAAGAAAACCCATACTTTAAAACTCCATCAAATGTAGTAAATAGAAACAAAAATTGCAAAATCTTTATAGAATATTACCTACCAAAAGATGTTATTCATAGAATTAGGTCAAAATAAAGCAATATAACAAAAACAAGTAAGAAGATTAGGGTTATACCAAGCAAGATCCATTAGTTCATCACTAGTGTGGTAAACTTCACCTTACAGAGTCATTTGATTTTACAGAAGAAAACGATTTCTAGGGTTGCAATTATTGAAaaattggtttttgatttttctaACCATGAAAAACCCGAATCTCATATCTAAACGATTTCTATGAGTTTTGATAGTTAGAACATGGACTTTGGTAGAATAGCTTCCACACCTGACTTGTGGAGTTTCATTCAATATTTATACAATAAGAAGTTACAGAGATAGAGTTCAAAAGAAGGTAAAATAGCTAACAGAAAATGGAACGAGTTGCACGCATTCAATGTGAATTGTTAGCTAGTCCTGAGGATGACGGAACTGCATGCTGACTCTAGAAAGACTGAGCTTGTTGCTTAACATTATGAACTGCATGCTGACTTTAGAAAGACTGAGCTTGTTGCTTAACATCTCCCCTCAAGTTGTACGTGAGATGTCTGACGTGCAACTTGGCTCGCAAAAGATTAAATCGTGGCGCAGAAAGGCCTTTGGTAAAGATATCCTCCAACTGATCCTTTGAGCTTATGAACCTAACCATCAACTTCTTTTCTGCAACCCTTTCATGGACAAAATGGTaatcaatctcaatatgtttGGTACGGGCATGGAATACTGGATTTGCTGCAAGGTAAGTCGCACCTAGGTTGTCACACCATAGCAAGGGAGGAGAAATGTGTAAGCCAAGCTCTTGAAGCAAAGATTGGATCCAAATAATTTCTGAAGTGGCAATTGCCATACCACGATATTCAGCCTCTGTACTAGACTTAGAGACTGTTTTCTGCTTCCTAGCACTCCATGAAATAAGATTTCCTCCAAAGTAAATACAAAAACCACTTGTCGAACGACGATCATCCAGACTGccagcccagtcagcatcagaaTACACTTGAAGAGAGAAATCACCAGAGCCACCAAGATGAAGGCCATAGTCTATGGTGGATTTCAAATATCTGAGTATCCTTTTGACAACATCCCAATGCTCAACAAAAGGATCATGCATATACTGACACACCTTATTGACTGCAACATAAATGTCAGGTCTATTAAGATGTAAGTATTGCAGTGCACCTACGACACTTCTATAGAGTGTaggatcattgaatctctcagtGCCTCCTTTCTGAATTTTCGCATTTGCAGCTAGAGGAGTAGACACAGGTTTGACACCATCCATTTTTGTACATTTCAAAAGATCTGTTACATACTTTCTTTGAGTAAGAGTCAGCGTCTTGTCACTCCTGATGACCTCAACACCTAAGAAGAATGATAAATCTCCCATATCTTTCAGAGCAAATTCAGAACCAAGTGACTCAATCAGCTCCTGAATCTTTGAGGCATTAGAACACGTTACAATTATGTCATCCACATAAATGAGAACATAGGTTATATAGTCAGGAATTTTTAATATAAACAAAGAGCTGTCATATATAGAACCTGTGAAACCAAGTTTTACCAGATAACCACTGAGCCTTGAAAACCAAGCACGTGGGGCCTGTTTGAGGCCATATAATGATTTATGCAGCTTACAGACATGTTGTGGATAGTTTGGATCTACATACCCAGCAGGCTGCTTCATGTAGACCTCCTCTTCCAAGTTCCCATGGAGGAATGCATTTTCGACATCCAATTGCTTTAATGGCCAACCTTGCATTACAGCAATAGATAACACAAGAAGAATGGTGCACGGTTTTATCACGGGACTGAATGTTTCACCGTAATCAATTCCTGCTTGTTGATTGAATCCTTTTGCAACCAACCGCGCTTTATGCTGACTTATACTGCCATCTGGATTTTGTTTCACTCTAAAAACCCACTTCGAACCTACAACATTCATTCCTTCTTGAAAAGGTACCAAAGAGAATGTACCATTACGAATCAGTGCATTAATCTGTACATCCATAGATTTTCTCCATTTAGGATCTTTGCAGGCCATAGAGTAGCATGTTGGTTCCATGAAGTCCTCTTCTAAGAGTGGATGCTTTGTGGCAGTCAAACAAAGCTTTTGAattggttttgtaattcctgaTTTTGCTCGAGTCGTCATAGGATGGACCACAACAGGTGGTTCTTCATTATGAACCCTTGATGAAGTTGCGCTTGTGTTAGATAACACAGAACCAGAAGCTGAAATAGGTTCTGACACATTCAGCGTTGGT
Proteins encoded in this window:
- the LOC113326207 gene encoding origin of replication complex subunit 2-like; this translates as MDLVKGRLTVQVVSTLAEILWEQQLKTIRISSTGRTSNVQKPSSFQSMEDLLAFLDGNDAKENDCFVYVFIHNINGPGLRDSESQHYLALLANCSNIRVVASINHVNTVLYIGRKIWKTKAYVNRTYRASLVLSTQHTYIFSAGDNQKVKWWDLEQNKVIPSYRQHHSGVYCLVLHPIVVVIRS